Within the Paenibacillus sp. AN1007 genome, the region CCGGTTTGGCTGTATACCTCCATTAAATCTGATACCCAAGCATAACCTTCAATTCTCGCTTTCCACGGTTTTCCTCTATATATGTATGGATCATTTTCAAAAATTTTTCCGGTTGGAAGGTTCACTAGACGAACGATGACATAAACAAGTGTTTTGAAATTTGTAATTTTATGTTTTTCTACAACCAGCCATTTGGAATGCTTCCGAGTCCCTTTGATATCTACCTTGAATGGGAGATGATGAGGGTTCCCATTCAAATAAAGAACAGATAAGTCATTGCCTTCATCGTGGATCAACGGGTCATTCCAAACATTAAGGTCAACTTCAAACTGTATGTCAAAATAGCTGTTCAAAAAGCTGCATAATGCATATTCTGCAGCTTTCCCGAGCACATGATCAGCAATGAAATCATTTTTCTGCCGTATGATATCCCCTCGGCCGAACTGCTTTTGGCTTGCAGCATTCTTTTCATAGAGTTCTTCAGCAAAGGCAAAAGATGCTTCAATTTCTTTCACTGTAACCTCTTGTTCACTGTATGGATGATCCATGCGCTTCCTTCTCTCGAGCAATCTCTTTATTTTGTTGTATTTGGGTTGATCTCTTATGCTGTTAGATTCATTTCTTTATAACATCTTTTAATATATCGGATAGATATGATACATATGTAATAAGTGAATCATATTAGTGATAGATTTCTTAAATTAGATATTATCACTCTTTTTACCACTAACGTAACTTAAAAAACGTAATGAGGAACAACGAATTGATAATATATTAAGATTAAACTAGATTATATCTTTAAATAAATAATATAAGCGAGCACAAAAGAGTGCTCGCTCCAAGGGCGATGATATGTATAAGGAGAAAAGAACTACGAGTTTGAACTTGGCAACGTGACGGCGCAGAATAGTAAAATTCTGAAAGCCCCCTCATTTGCCTATAAGCCGAAAGTATCATAAATGATTTGTGTTTAAGTGTCTACTGCTGCTTTACAGGAATAATCAAAGTAACTCTCGCACCACCAGAGTAATTTTCTAAAATTAATTTACCTCCGTGTTTTTGGAATACTGCATTTGCAACATAAAGTCCAATACCAGAATGTGATTTAGAATTACGAGAAAGATCGTCCATAAAAAACTGTTCTGCAGCATGCTCTAATGCCTTTTGCGAGAAGCCAATCCCGGTATTCGTAATGACTAATAAATACATTGTTATCATTTTCCTCTATCGCAACGGACACTGTTCCATTCGGTGAATTATTCCCAACTGCATGGGATAAGACATTAGTGATTGCTCCCATACATAAATCAAAATCCATGTCTATTTGAGTTGATTTACAATTTTATACCCATTCTAGATTGATGTTATTAAAAAAACATAGGCCCTGTGCTTGATTCTTAATTTCGTACACGAATGTTTCTAAGTCTATAGACTGGATATGCAGAGGGTGACTGTCCCACGATCGGGCCACTGCCAATAAAGTCTGCATGTAGTGCTGCTTATGAATTGAACTGCTTTTGATGTAAACGGTGCATTCCTTTGTTCTGCAGAAAGGGCTGTATCATTTAACAATTCCTCATTATCTCTAATAATGGTTAATGGCGTTTTTAGATCATATGTGAGAGCAGCAATTTGATCCTGACGAACTTACGCGCCATCATTCTCCATCCCTTGTATTATTATTTTGTCCTATTAATCGGATGACCTCTTTCCGTTATACTTTAAAAACCAAAATGGCATGAAGGTTAAAATGATACAAGTAAATAAGCTGAGCATCTTACATCCTGATTTCACTTCTATGATCTCAGCTGGTGTTATT harbors:
- a CDS encoding ATP-binding protein yields the protein MYLLVITNTGIGFSQKALEHAAEQFFMDDLSRNSKSHSGIGLYVANAVFQKHGGKLILENYSGGARVTLIIPVKQQ